One window of the Rosa rugosa chromosome 3, drRosRugo1.1, whole genome shotgun sequence genome contains the following:
- the LOC133736994 gene encoding branched-chain-amino-acid aminotransferase 5, chloroplastic-like: protein MGSTSTLALAFPSPIATTLRTSKNPHSSSYKLLRLCLITTRLQAIQSHASGGYSQASELPDISWDNVGFDNPMTTDYMFTVKCSEDGNFSDGGLQSFGKIELNPAACVLNYGQGVIEELKAYKKLDNSIVLFRPEENGLRMRMGAERMCMPAPTVEQFVEAVKLTVLANRRWVPPPNKGFLHIKPLLMGNGPVLSLTPAPEFTFLIYASSMGNTFKGGLEPINLVVENEIHRAVRGGAGTVNAIGNYAMVLKTQVEAKADGFSDVLYLDSVHKRYVEQTSTANIFLVKDKIISTPALEGTILPGVTRKSIIEIACSQGYQVEERPVSIEELLEADEVFCTGYAVCLSPIGSITYLGKRVSYQETGLGGVSEQLYQALSNIQMGLAEENRGWIVTLK from the exons ATGGGTTCCACTTCCACCCTCGCACTGGCTTTTCCGTCCCCAATCGCAACTACTCTCCGCACCTCCAAAAACCCCCACTCCTCGTCTTACAAG CTCCTCCGTCTCTGTTTGATCACCACAAGGCTCCAAGCCATTCAGTCTCATGCCTCTGGTGGCTATAG CCAAGCGTCTGAATTGCCTGATATAAGTTGGGACAATGTTGGCTTCGACAACCCTATGACTACCGATTATATGTTTACTGTGAAGTGTTCTGAAGATGGGAACTTTTCCGATGGTGGGTTACAGAGTTTTGGTAAAATTGAGTTGAACCCAGCTGCCTGTGTTTTGAACTATGGTCAG GGAGTAATTGAAGAATTGAAAGCGTACAAGAAGCTAGATAATTCTATAGTACTGTTTCGTCCAGAGGAAAATGGATTGAGGATGAGAATGGGAGCAGAGCGCATGTGTATGCCTGCACCAACTGTTGAGCAGTTTGTGGAAGCTGTGAAACTTACTGTATTGGCAAATAGACGTTGG GTTCCGCCACCAAATAAAGGCTTTCTACATATCAAACCACTACTTATGGGGAATGGACCTGTTCTTAGTCTTACACCGGCTCCAGAATTCACCTTTCTCATATATGCTTCTTCGATGGGGAACACCTTTAAG GGGGGACTGGAACCAATCAACTTAGTGGTTGAAAATGAAATCCATCGTGCAGTTCGTGGTGGAGCTGGAACTGTTAATGCCATAGGGAATTATGCTATG GTTTTGAAGACACAGGTGGAGGCAAAAGCAGATGGTTTCTCTGATGTTTTGTACCTTGATTCTGTTCACAAAAGATATGTGGAACAGACTTCCACTGCTAACATCTTTCTAGTGAAG GACAAAATTATTTCCACTCCAGCACTGGAAGGGACAATTTTGCCTGGCGTTACACGCAAAAGTATAATTGAAATTGCTTGCAGCCAAGGGTACCAG GTTGAGGAGCGCCCTGTGTCGATTGAGGAATTGCTAGAAGCTGATGAAGTGTTCTGTACTGGATATGCTGTCTGTTTATCACCTATAGGCAGCATAACTTACCTGGGAAAAAG GGTGTCTTACCAAGAAACTGGACTTGGTGGAGTTTCTGAGCAACTGTATCAGGCTCTTTCAAATATACAGATGGGTCTTGCAGAAGAAAATAGGGGTTGGATAGTAACCTTGAAGTAG